The nucleotide window TCTTGAATGCTGCTTTCCGCCGAAACAAAAAAATACCGCGCCGGTTTCCGGCGCGGTACGGTATATTTCTGTCATTTCTGACACAAATAACATTTGGTCTGCGGGTTTTGGTAATGATCTTTCAGACGAATGGCTTGATGCGCCGTTTGGCCAGGGAGGACTTTGACATATTGTGAACGGTAGCTCGAATCCGCACCATGATCGACGACCAAAGTATAAAACCCCGGAGGGATATCCTCGATAACGAAGTTGCCGTTTAAATCTGAATTTGTCCGATAAACCGGAATAGTTCTTTCATTGCCGAAATAAAGAAGGACGGTTCCGTTGCTAATAATCTCGCCGTTCCGTTCCAAGCATATAATCCCGGTTATTTTTCCGCAATATTTATTGATATCGTCTGTTAAATGGATGTTGATATTTTGAGTATTTTTTTGTATCGGGTTTAAGTCGACCTTTTGTATTTGATCCAAATCTTGTTTATTATACTGGATACTTTCTTCTTGCTGGTTGAGATTACTTTTTGCCGGATCGTCATAAAAATTGTCTTGCGATGCCATTGTTTAACCCCATTTTTTAAATAGTTAGATTATAATATGATCTAAGTAATAGTGAGGTAAAAACCCCACTATATAAATTGCTTGGTTAACAATAACTTTTCTTTTCCTGTTCTACCTCGGCTTCAGATTCAGATTCGGCTTTGGCATCAGCATCAGCATCAGATACAGCCTCAGCCTCTGCTTTATTCTCCGCTTCGTTTTCGGCGCTTTGACCCTGAATCTGCTTCTGTATCAATGTGTTATGGTTTATCTGTTTGTTGTACTGACTTTGGCTCGAATATTCTTTTTCCTCTATCTCAACTTCCTGCTCGGCCTCGAGCTCGGCTTTTAATTCGGCTTTGATGATGGCTTTTAGCTCATCTTTGAAAATTTCAACATTTGGGTCTAGCATAAAAATATCTCCTTCTAATGATAAAGATCAAAAATAACAAGGGGGAACATTACATAGTATGATTTATGAGACAAATTGTTTCATGAGATGAAAATACAAACCGTTCGCTATAAATAAAATACATACCGTGCCGGTTTTCGGTGCGGTATGTATAAAATTATATTCAACAAATTACATCATGTTTTCAATCAGGCAGCCGATGATTTTTGAATGGCGCGCCTCGTCTTCTGCGTGTGCCAGATAAATATCCCGCAGCGCCGGATTAGATGTTGCGGCGGCGGCGCTTCGGTAGGCGGCCGCGCCTTCAAGTTCGCCTGTGTATTTCCGTCGGAGCGTCTGGCTGACCGAATAGATGAGCGGGCAGGCGCCCGGCGGCGTGTACGTTTCGCCGGTCAGTATGAAATAGCGTGCCCGCAGATGCTTAAGATGGCAGCGTTCATCGGCGGCAATGGCAAGCAGTTCCCGCCGCGCGCTGCCGGTACACAGTGACGCCAGCGTACAGTATATCTGTGCGTCGTTTGCCTCATCGTCCATAAA belongs to Oscillospiraceae bacterium CM and includes:
- a CDS encoding carboxypeptidase regulatory-like domain-containing protein — translated: MASQDNFYDDPAKSNLNQQEESIQYNKQDLDQIQKVDLNPIQKNTQNINIHLTDDINKYCGKITGIICLERNGEIISNGTVLLYFGNERTIPVYRTNSDLNGNFVIEDIPPGFYTLVVDHGADSSYRSQYVKVLPGQTAHQAIRLKDHYQNPQTKCYLCQK